In Maridesulfovibrio sp., a single genomic region encodes these proteins:
- a CDS encoding PHB depolymerase family esterase, with product MKISKEAAQNEYKYLNDLTLARIRDTNYFWITSMIILTGVCALANELKGWFIVIPGMLSIIPICYALAWNLEGIVRMRTYIACMLEPSTQGGWEKAWSNHPLLTKKKIFAPEVVPGIFIAMYAIMLVYMLMIAKCHWPYGLFFFILIFLPVILWVAYGLRVLYLSFASTTWKEYVKGWEKMENKCKYKVGIIIFIFFLFQSFPTYAQNTIDLNQLSINQKKISVSGISAGAYMAEQLQIVFSKIFSGVGVVSGGFYGCAQDGLDGALKYCMPGKQLEDRYTKSLQLTKKLANKGLIDNTCHLKQDKIVIIYGSDDNVVNPKSSQYTKRYYEHFCDRSNISIIKIDGMKHGMSTLQGPLQCGKIGSPFLYKCGIDSAKIILSTIYGDVKSGKPNMNNLYRFDQKKYSNSNSFDDFGYVYVPKQCLSGNCSLHIVLHGCKQGKEFVGEDFIQYSGFLKYAERNNLILLFPQNKSSKVNPSGCWDWWGYTGSDFYNKKATQLNGIKGMVEDMLHNQVN from the coding sequence ATGAAAATTTCTAAAGAAGCTGCGCAAAATGAATATAAGTATCTTAACGATCTTACATTAGCACGAATTCGCGACACAAATTATTTTTGGATCACTAGCATGATAATATTGACAGGAGTTTGTGCTTTAGCAAATGAATTAAAAGGATGGTTTATCGTTATCCCAGGAATGCTCTCTATAATCCCCATTTGTTATGCTTTGGCATGGAATCTTGAAGGTATTGTCAGAATGAGAACATATATTGCCTGCATGTTGGAACCAAGCACACAAGGGGGATGGGAAAAAGCTTGGTCAAATCATCCGCTTTTGACGAAAAAAAAAATATTTGCTCCAGAAGTTGTGCCGGGAATTTTTATAGCAATGTATGCAATTATGCTTGTTTATATGTTGATGATTGCAAAATGCCATTGGCCATATGGGTTATTTTTCTTTATTTTAATATTTTTACCAGTAATTTTATGGGTTGCATATGGGCTTAGAGTGCTGTACTTATCTTTTGCATCAACAACATGGAAAGAATACGTTAAAGGATGGGAAAAAATGGAAAATAAGTGTAAATACAAAGTAGGGATAATTATATTTATCTTTTTTCTTTTTCAATCTTTTCCAACATACGCCCAAAACACCATTGACCTAAATCAATTGAGCATAAATCAAAAAAAAATAAGTGTGTCAGGAATATCGGCGGGGGCATATATGGCCGAGCAATTGCAAATAGTATTTTCAAAAATTTTTTCAGGTGTAGGCGTTGTTTCAGGAGGTTTTTATGGGTGTGCCCAAGATGGTTTAGATGGGGCTCTAAAATACTGTATGCCGGGCAAACAGCTTGAGGATAGATATACAAAATCATTGCAGTTAACTAAGAAGTTAGCAAATAAAGGTCTCATCGATAACACTTGCCATTTAAAACAGGACAAAATAGTAATAATTTATGGTTCTGATGATAATGTAGTAAACCCCAAATCGTCGCAATACACAAAAAGATATTATGAACACTTTTGTGACAGAAGTAACATATCAATCATAAAAATAGACGGCATGAAACATGGGATGAGCACTCTACAAGGCCCACTACAATGTGGGAAAATTGGTTCTCCTTTTTTATATAAATGCGGGATTGATTCTGCTAAAATAATTTTATCCACGATTTATGGTGATGTTAAATCTGGAAAGCCTAACATGAACAACTTGTATCGGTTTGATCAAAAAAAATACTCTAATTCTAATTCATTTGATGATTTTGGTTATGTGTATGTTCCCAAGCAGTGTTTATCTGGCAATTGTAGTTTGCACATCGTATTACATGGCTGCAAACAGGGCAAAGAATTTGTTGGCGAAGATTTCATTCAATACTCAGGCTTCTTAAAATATGCCGAACGTAATAATCTCATTTTGCTTTTCCCTCAAAATAAATCCTCAAAAGTTAATCCATCAGGCTGCTGGGATTGGTGGGGATATACCGGCAGTGATTTTTACAACAAAAAAGCCACACAATTAAATGGAATTAAAGGCATGGTTGAAGACATGTTACACAATCAAGTTAACTGA
- a CDS encoding DEAD/DEAH box helicase → MEKFRNLGLSDSVIEALAKKGFEAPTPIQEKTIPMLLSGEKDIVGQAQTGTGKTAAFGLPIIESVREGAGHVQAIILTPTRELALQVADEIISFRGRRKIFVATVYGGQAMLPQLKALKRGADIVVGTPGRVLDHIRRKTLDLSNVSHFVLDEADEMCNMGFLDDVSDIMENAGEDHRTLLFSATMPREVMNIAKKFMGDYEVVSVKPEKNEIPLTEQIFHEVGDRDRLEALCRVIDAQREFYGLVFCRTRADADQISGILAERGYPAEPIHGDLSQSRREDILMRFRKRKCKILVATDVAARGIDVPDLTHVVNFALPQDPQSYVHRVGRTGRAGKSGVAVTIITPREFGKLRYITKITKMQVKKQPLPTIDEVIEVKKNCMGAELSDIVNSGKHLSYLDLANELLEGCDPVEVVAALLKHSQGSVLDKRSYRVIDECTKPSRGRVRLTAFVGRAHGMTPRKLVDMICRRARISPMRIQHVNIQGRQSTFTVPAGDFDNVMHAVNNNSKNERPLLKRA, encoded by the coding sequence ATGGAAAAATTCAGAAATTTAGGTCTGTCGGATTCTGTCATCGAAGCCCTTGCAAAAAAAGGTTTTGAAGCCCCCACTCCCATCCAGGAAAAAACCATTCCCATGCTCCTTTCCGGAGAGAAGGACATCGTGGGCCAGGCCCAGACCGGAACAGGAAAGACCGCAGCTTTCGGGCTGCCCATCATCGAAAGCGTACGCGAAGGAGCCGGACACGTTCAGGCCATCATCCTGACCCCCACCCGCGAACTCGCACTGCAGGTTGCCGATGAAATAATTTCATTCAGAGGACGCCGCAAGATTTTCGTAGCCACTGTCTACGGCGGACAGGCCATGCTGCCCCAGCTCAAGGCCCTCAAACGCGGTGCGGACATTGTGGTCGGTACCCCCGGCCGTGTTCTGGACCACATCCGCCGCAAAACGCTGGACCTTTCCAACGTTTCCCACTTCGTTCTCGATGAAGCTGATGAAATGTGCAACATGGGCTTCCTCGATGATGTCTCGGATATCATGGAAAACGCCGGCGAAGATCACCGCACCCTGCTCTTCTCGGCCACCATGCCCCGCGAAGTCATGAATATCGCCAAAAAATTCATGGGCGACTACGAAGTCGTTTCCGTGAAGCCGGAAAAAAACGAAATTCCGCTTACCGAACAGATTTTTCATGAAGTGGGCGACAGGGATCGCCTTGAAGCTCTTTGCCGGGTCATTGATGCCCAGAGAGAATTTTACGGACTGGTCTTCTGCCGCACCCGTGCGGACGCCGATCAGATCTCCGGTATTCTGGCTGAACGCGGTTACCCGGCGGAACCCATTCACGGCGATCTGTCACAGTCCCGCCGCGAAGACATTCTCATGCGCTTCCGCAAACGCAAATGCAAAATTCTAGTGGCCACCGACGTTGCCGCACGCGGCATTGACGTGCCGGACCTGACCCATGTGGTCAACTTCGCCCTGCCGCAGGACCCGCAAAGCTACGTGCACCGTGTAGGCCGCACCGGCCGTGCAGGCAAAAGCGGTGTTGCCGTTACCATCATCACTCCCCGCGAATTTGGCAAGCTGCGCTACATAACCAAGATCACTAAAATGCAGGTCAAAAAGCAGCCCCTGCCCACTATCGATGAAGTGATAGAGGTCAAGAAAAACTGCATGGGAGCCGAGCTGAGTGATATCGTCAACAGCGGAAAACACCTCTCCTACCTTGATCTGGCCAACGAACTGCTCGAGGGCTGTGATCCGGTTGAAGTGGTTGCCGCACTGCTCAAGCATTCACAGGGCAGCGTTCTGGATAAACGCAGCTACCGTGTAATCGACGAGTGCACCAAGCCTTCACGCGGACGTGTCCGCCTGACCGCGTTTGTAGGCCGTGCCCACGGCATGACCCCGCGCAAACTCGTGGACATGATCTGCCGCCGTGCACGCATCAGCCCCATGCGCATCCAGCATGTGAACATTCAGGGCCGTCAGTCCACCTTTACCGTGCCTGCCGGAGACTTTGACAACGTTATGCATGCGGTGAACAACAATTCCAAGAACGAACGCCCGCTGCTCAAGCGCGCGTAA
- the asnB gene encoding asparagine synthase (glutamine-hydrolyzing), with translation MCGIIGRILLNDGSGGGASGHGVAAALDLIGHRGPDGRGCESLQVCGNEVEFGHTRLSILDLSPAGAQPMFSRDRRWLLTFNGEIYNHLSIRGGLEGPFRGTSDTETLVESLAAVGLGRTLELLNGMFAFAALDTVDRKLYLARDPYGIKPLYYTGHETFCFASEIKALLAVSGLDPAMDMQSLQTYLTLRFVPSPQTLYKGVAKLRPGHVLELSLDNGRMKSYRYAGESREVFEGSIADARNAYRERLAQAVEGQLLSDVPVGVLLSGGIDSALVAAMAARRMPGITGFTVGFEHNVSECEIDDAAGTAEVLGIKHEYVRLGERELLECVQSVASSVEEPLGTTSMLAMWHLAALARRDVTVVLTGQGSDEPWGGYLLYQAELLRRMIPFPGLAGCFSGLVGRIPGLPDAVYRGVRMVGIPDEALRFCEARALFSADERRELTGREDSGHAVSGIRYWLESLSDMNMASAEKMMRVDMHMNLPDDLLLYGDKITMAVALEARVPMLDLRLMDFVNSLPLEFRVRLGRRKVVHREMALEFLPSEIVNRPKKGFGIPFGSLARTGWKEYLHSVLLDDGAGYLSVVNRKGVQRVWDRHQCGARDCSRQLFSLMMLACCFDGMRG, from the coding sequence ATGTGCGGTATTATCGGCAGAATTTTGTTAAATGACGGTTCCGGGGGCGGGGCATCCGGTCACGGCGTGGCTGCGGCTCTGGACCTGATCGGACATCGGGGGCCGGACGGCCGGGGCTGCGAAAGTCTTCAGGTCTGCGGAAATGAGGTGGAGTTCGGCCATACACGTCTTTCCATACTCGATCTTTCCCCGGCCGGTGCGCAGCCCATGTTCAGCCGCGACCGGCGCTGGCTGCTGACCTTTAACGGCGAAATCTACAATCATCTTTCCATTCGTGGAGGATTGGAAGGGCCGTTCCGGGGAACTTCGGATACTGAAACGCTGGTTGAATCCCTGGCCGCTGTCGGGCTTGGGCGTACTCTGGAGCTGCTGAACGGAATGTTCGCCTTCGCGGCTCTGGATACCGTGGACCGGAAACTCTACCTTGCGCGCGACCCCTACGGCATCAAACCCCTTTACTATACCGGTCACGAGACATTCTGTTTCGCCTCGGAAATAAAGGCTCTGCTGGCTGTTTCCGGGCTTGATCCGGCAATGGACATGCAGTCCCTGCAGACCTACCTTACCCTGCGTTTTGTCCCGTCTCCACAGACTCTGTACAAGGGGGTTGCAAAACTGCGGCCCGGACATGTGCTGGAACTCTCTCTGGATAACGGACGGATGAAATCCTATCGCTATGCCGGGGAGTCAAGGGAGGTTTTTGAGGGCTCAATTGCGGATGCGCGAAATGCGTATCGGGAGAGGCTCGCTCAGGCGGTGGAGGGGCAGCTTCTTTCCGATGTTCCGGTGGGAGTGCTTCTTTCCGGTGGAATCGATTCGGCTCTAGTGGCGGCCATGGCCGCAAGGCGGATGCCGGGGATTACCGGATTCACCGTCGGTTTTGAGCACAATGTGTCTGAATGCGAAATAGATGATGCCGCCGGCACTGCCGAAGTGCTTGGAATAAAGCACGAATACGTGCGTCTCGGTGAGCGGGAGCTGCTGGAGTGCGTGCAGTCTGTTGCTTCCTCGGTGGAGGAACCGCTGGGAACCACTTCCATGCTGGCCATGTGGCACCTTGCCGCGCTGGCCCGGCGTGATGTTACTGTGGTGCTTACCGGGCAGGGCAGTGATGAGCCGTGGGGCGGCTATCTGCTGTATCAGGCCGAATTGTTGCGCCGGATGATTCCTTTTCCGGGGCTTGCGGGCTGTTTTTCCGGGTTGGTAGGTCGTATTCCGGGACTGCCGGATGCAGTCTACCGGGGAGTGCGCATGGTCGGCATTCCCGATGAAGCGCTGCGGTTCTGCGAGGCCAGAGCCCTGTTCTCCGCTGATGAGCGCAGGGAACTGACCGGCAGGGAAGACAGCGGACACGCGGTGAGTGGCATCCGCTACTGGCTGGAGTCTCTGTCGGATATGAATATGGCCTCGGCAGAGAAGATGATGCGTGTGGATATGCACATGAACCTGCCGGACGATCTGCTGCTGTACGGCGACAAGATAACCATGGCCGTGGCCCTTGAAGCGCGTGTCCCGATGCTTGATCTGCGGCTGATGGATTTTGTGAATTCCCTGCCCCTTGAGTTCCGGGTCCGGCTGGGCCGCCGCAAGGTTGTGCACAGGGAAATGGCCCTTGAATTTCTGCCTTCGGAAATTGTGAACCGGCCGAAAAAAGGTTTCGGCATTCCCTTCGGTTCGCTGGCGCGTACCGGCTGGAAGGAATATCTGCATTCCGTACTTCTGGATGATGGTGCAGGGTATCTCTCGGTAGTGAACCGCAAGGGTGTGCAGCGAGTTTGGGACCGTCATCAGTGCGGCGCAAGGGACTGTTCGCGGCAACTCTTCTCCCTGATGATGCTGGCCTGCTGTTTTGACGGCATGCGGGGGTGA
- a CDS encoding aliphatic sulfonate ABC transporter substrate-binding protein yields MNTVLKKLTISCAALIIMMITASGVMAQPINAINVSYVKSPFNLQIMVMKSMGMLEKEFSGDNIAINWHEINSGAKQSQALAAGSLDIASVINTTSVLLANAGGNPVKIIGGVSHPCETFAIVVRNDGPADAAGLKGKTVAGPKGTVLHQMLVAALAGAGLKESDVKFVHMGLPKSRTALLAGQVDAALLAAGLVIKSKEAGARVLTTAKGLVNPILVSAASEKFISEHPDLVARYLKVFRQAMAFINADPEKAIAIGAKEHGISMQDARTLYGWAGFTTHLTSTDIADMKKDVLFLKDNNMISTSVAPASICMPAAFME; encoded by the coding sequence ATGAACACCGTGCTCAAGAAGCTGACTATATCCTGCGCCGCCCTGATCATTATGATGATAACCGCATCCGGGGTAATGGCGCAGCCGATCAACGCAATCAATGTTTCCTACGTAAAATCACCCTTCAACCTGCAGATCATGGTCATGAAATCCATGGGCATGCTTGAAAAGGAATTCTCCGGGGATAACATAGCGATAAACTGGCACGAGATAAACTCCGGAGCCAAACAGTCACAGGCTCTGGCCGCCGGTTCACTGGATATCGCCTCGGTCATAAACACCACTTCGGTTCTGCTGGCCAATGCAGGAGGCAACCCGGTAAAAATTATCGGCGGGGTAAGTCATCCGTGCGAAACCTTCGCCATCGTGGTCCGTAACGACGGTCCTGCCGATGCGGCAGGTCTCAAGGGCAAAACCGTTGCCGGTCCGAAAGGGACCGTGCTGCACCAGATGCTGGTTGCCGCTCTGGCCGGTGCGGGACTCAAGGAATCTGACGTAAAATTCGTGCACATGGGGCTGCCCAAATCACGTACCGCACTTCTGGCCGGACAGGTGGACGCGGCACTTCTGGCCGCCGGACTGGTCATAAAATCAAAGGAAGCGGGAGCACGCGTTCTAACCACCGCCAAAGGGCTGGTCAATCCCATACTTGTAAGCGCAGCCTCCGAAAAATTCATTTCCGAGCACCCGGATCTCGTGGCCCGTTACCTTAAAGTCTTCCGGCAGGCCATGGCCTTCATCAACGCAGATCCTGAAAAGGCCATCGCCATCGGGGCAAAGGAACACGGCATTTCCATGCAGGATGCCCGTACATTGTACGGTTGGGCAGGCTTCACCACCCACCTCACGTCAACGGACATAGCGGACATGAAAAAAGATGTACTTTTCCTGAAGGACAACAACATGATCAGCACATCCGTAGCCCCGGCTTCAATCTGCATGCCTGCGGCCTTCATGGAATAA
- a CDS encoding ABC transporter permease, which translates to MHITSDSKQVCRTLDKGYVPLFQEDETEPVVSADSINAGQNHMPCSRNKWAGRLTNATLAALLPGALVIAWWLLGRWNILNPYLTPPPGKVIDAALNAISSGELWIHSCVSMARVFAGFTLTACLALPLAALIYFFPLSERLLRVPLELLRVTPPLALIPLLILWLGIGEGSKLAIIVLASFFPIFLNALDGLKNSDKKLLEMAETIDLTRRDTFGSVLLPSALPSVITGLRIGFGYSWRALIGAELIAAASGLGYMILDAEELARTDRMFVGIIVIGVLGYFFDAVLSRTAIWAGHRLHLSREPRK; encoded by the coding sequence TTGCATATAACTTCTGATTCAAAACAAGTGTGCCGCACACTCGACAAGGGCTATGTGCCGCTATTTCAGGAAGACGAGACAGAGCCCGTCGTTTCCGCAGATTCCATAAATGCCGGTCAGAACCATATGCCGTGCAGCCGAAACAAATGGGCTGGCAGGTTGACCAATGCCACTCTGGCTGCATTGCTGCCCGGCGCATTAGTGATAGCGTGGTGGCTGCTCGGCCGCTGGAATATTCTGAATCCGTACCTGACGCCTCCTCCCGGAAAGGTCATTGACGCTGCTTTGAATGCCATCTCCTCGGGTGAATTATGGATTCATTCCTGCGTAAGTATGGCCAGAGTATTCGCCGGTTTCACCCTCACAGCCTGTCTGGCTCTTCCGCTGGCCGCGCTCATCTATTTCTTCCCGCTCAGCGAGCGCTTGCTGCGCGTGCCTCTTGAACTGCTGCGCGTTACCCCGCCGCTGGCCCTGATCCCCCTGCTCATCCTCTGGCTTGGAATCGGCGAGGGCTCAAAGCTTGCCATCATAGTTCTGGCCAGTTTCTTCCCTATCTTCCTGAACGCCTTGGACGGACTCAAAAATTCCGACAAAAAGCTTCTGGAAATGGCCGAGACCATAGACCTGACCAGACGGGATACCTTCGGCAGCGTTCTGCTGCCTTCCGCCCTGCCCTCGGTCATAACCGGCCTGCGCATAGGTTTCGGATACAGCTGGCGGGCATTGATCGGTGCGGAACTGATCGCGGCTGCATCCGGGCTGGGCTACATGATTCTGGATGCGGAAGAACTGGCCCGCACGGATAGAATGTTCGTGGGCATCATCGTTATCGGCGTACTCGGATATTTTTTCGATGCGGTTCTGTCCCGCACCGCAATCTGGGCAGGACACCGCCTGCATCTGTCCAGGGAGCCCCGGAAATGA
- a CDS encoding ABC transporter ATP-binding protein: MIGIRVSDMSKRYMTGDRSVQALDRVDFRIEPGSFVALIGYSGCGKTTLFRHISGLEKPDSGAVTFLNKSRQDSTDRPRLGMMFQEPRLLPWLTVQENLLLALRRTELENHKQAVRESLIQVGMQDFAQAYPEQLSGGMAQRAALARALCRKPELLLMDEPFGALDALTRLQLQMELARIWSENPMTVLCITHDIGEAVTLADLVLVMADGRIAADRAVTLPRPRRPGQPDFEIMKGEILDFILTNKKELTL, encoded by the coding sequence ATGATCGGAATCCGCGTTTCGGATATGAGTAAACGCTACATGACCGGCGACCGTTCCGTTCAAGCGCTGGACAGGGTCGATTTCCGGATCGAACCGGGGTCGTTCGTGGCTCTCATCGGTTACAGCGGATGCGGCAAGACGACCCTTTTCCGGCACATTTCCGGGCTGGAAAAACCGGATTCCGGGGCGGTCACCTTCCTCAATAAATCTCGGCAGGACTCTACGGATCGCCCCCGGCTGGGCATGATGTTTCAGGAACCGAGGCTGCTGCCGTGGCTGACCGTTCAGGAAAACCTCCTTCTGGCTTTACGGCGAACGGAACTGGAAAATCATAAGCAGGCGGTAAGAGAATCCCTGATTCAGGTCGGCATGCAGGACTTCGCGCAGGCCTACCCGGAGCAGCTTTCCGGGGGTATGGCCCAACGCGCGGCGCTGGCCCGTGCTCTTTGCCGCAAACCGGAACTTCTGCTTATGGACGAACCCTTCGGCGCGCTGGACGCGCTGACCCGGCTGCAACTCCAGATGGAACTGGCCCGCATCTGGTCCGAAAATCCAATGACCGTCTTATGCATAACTCACGACATCGGCGAAGCAGTAACCCTTGCTGACCTGGTGCTGGTAATGGCCGACGGCCGCATTGCCGCAGACAGAGCAGTAACCCTTCCTCGACCCCGGCGTCCGGGACAGCCGGACTTCGAAATAATGAAGGGGGAAATTCTCGATTTCATACTCACAAACAAAAAGGAGCTGACCCTATGA
- a CDS encoding cytochrome ubiquinol oxidase subunit I, with the protein MEYPIWHLTTFGGGFWIAAVATLHVFVAQFAVGGGLFLVVAEKMAARTGSAELLDYVKKHSRFFMLLTMVFGGVSGVALWFTMALLSPQGTIVLVREFLFAWATEWVWFVGEIVALLIYYYYWDRMKREDHVKIGWFYFLFAWLSLFTINGVISFMLTPGNWVETRDFWDAVFNPTFWPSLFFRSALCAMLAGLFGFVTAALLKGDEIRCLMIRFCGLWTLGGLLLVLPLGYWYLVALPPDQAMLVMYKSYRVAFFMKVFMYTAPLILAGGLFMAVCSPRRVNFPSAMLLLCLALVFYGSFEFMREAGRKPYVVWKEVYSTNITVKQAREFAGKPILQNAKWVPENLREVTDENMLQAGSWLYQMQCAPCHSINGPMNDIVPRTAKYTAAGIDAFISGMGRINKYMPEFIGVPAERKALAQYIYSLGPKHDPASSEPVEADIAPGPFKNDQEYSLMAWPLEGLHLAVEKDGTLLLSEKRAAVRAQLILRGDPPEVVSEDVKLVCVPGWQNKTYDLKAAEGFFQSPEIEVNPVTTDGYQPLPSVQVKALDKSGKVLAETTIVLPVSTRPGCNNCHGGNWADDGQGGLAESTVMDIVSLHDRDNHTDFKSLINEGQGIDCLRCHDGYIQLEASAALHGFHAVYLSGHGNDACMMCHPQDSLRGLHLDVGMECVNCHGAMEDHSLALLKAEADMPAAKRLMSLIMPTELDVAEINARKPWVQEPDCLTCHAEFGPPETDSAFNKWTENRGGLFRNRKDEMGAVMCAACHNAPHAIFPAADERDNLRALQYMGEAQPIGAGGTCTVCHEEDMGYPAHHPGMGLE; encoded by the coding sequence ATGGAATATCCAATCTGGCACCTGACTACTTTCGGCGGAGGATTCTGGATAGCGGCTGTAGCAACGCTGCATGTCTTCGTGGCCCAGTTTGCGGTCGGCGGCGGGCTGTTTCTGGTTGTTGCGGAAAAGATGGCCGCAAGAACCGGATCGGCGGAACTTCTCGACTACGTGAAAAAACATTCCCGGTTCTTCATGCTGCTGACCATGGTTTTCGGCGGAGTTTCCGGGGTTGCACTCTGGTTCACCATGGCGCTGCTCAGTCCGCAGGGAACCATTGTGCTGGTGCGCGAATTCCTTTTTGCCTGGGCAACGGAATGGGTCTGGTTTGTGGGCGAGATAGTGGCCCTGCTTATCTACTATTATTACTGGGACCGCATGAAGAGGGAGGACCACGTCAAAATCGGCTGGTTCTATTTCCTCTTCGCCTGGCTTTCCCTTTTTACCATCAACGGCGTTATTTCCTTCATGCTCACCCCCGGCAACTGGGTTGAGACAAGGGATTTCTGGGACGCGGTATTCAACCCCACATTCTGGCCATCCTTGTTTTTCCGTTCCGCCCTCTGCGCCATGCTGGCAGGTCTGTTCGGATTCGTGACCGCGGCCCTGCTCAAGGGCGATGAGATTCGCTGTCTCATGATCCGTTTCTGCGGATTGTGGACTCTTGGCGGACTGCTGCTGGTTCTGCCTCTGGGTTACTGGTATCTGGTCGCGCTTCCCCCGGATCAGGCCATGCTGGTCATGTACAAGTCGTACCGGGTGGCTTTTTTTATGAAGGTTTTCATGTACACGGCTCCGCTGATACTTGCCGGAGGATTGTTCATGGCCGTGTGTTCACCGCGCAGGGTAAATTTTCCTTCGGCCATGCTTTTGCTCTGTCTGGCTCTTGTTTTTTACGGTTCATTCGAATTCATGCGTGAGGCCGGCAGGAAGCCGTACGTGGTCTGGAAGGAAGTCTATTCCACTAACATTACCGTGAAACAGGCCCGTGAATTTGCCGGAAAACCCATTTTGCAGAATGCGAAGTGGGTTCCGGAAAATCTGCGCGAAGTAACGGACGAAAATATGCTGCAGGCCGGTTCATGGCTCTACCAGATGCAGTGTGCTCCCTGCCATTCCATTAACGGCCCTATGAACGACATCGTGCCCCGCACCGCCAAATACACGGCTGCCGGTATTGATGCCTTTATCTCCGGCATGGGCAGGATCAATAAGTACATGCCCGAATTCATAGGAGTTCCGGCGGAAAGAAAGGCTCTGGCACAATATATATATTCCTTGGGACCGAAACATGATCCCGCATCCTCGGAACCTGTGGAGGCTGACATTGCTCCGGGGCCGTTCAAGAATGATCAGGAATACTCGTTGATGGCCTGGCCGTTGGAAGGACTGCACCTCGCGGTTGAAAAGGACGGCACTCTGCTGTTGTCTGAAAAACGCGCTGCCGTTCGCGCCCAGCTGATCCTGCGCGGTGATCCGCCAGAAGTTGTGAGCGAGGATGTAAAACTTGTCTGCGTGCCGGGCTGGCAGAACAAGACTTATGATCTCAAGGCGGCCGAGGGCTTTTTCCAGTCTCCGGAAATTGAAGTTAATCCAGTCACCACTGACGGATACCAGCCTCTTCCTTCTGTACAGGTCAAGGCGCTGGACAAGTCGGGTAAGGTACTGGCCGAGACCACAATCGTTCTGCCCGTATCCACCCGTCCCGGCTGTAATAACTGCCACGGGGGGAACTGGGCTGATGACGGTCAGGGCGGTCTGGCTGAATCTACGGTCATGGATATTGTTTCCCTGCATGACCGCGACAATCATACCGATTTTAAATCCCTTATAAATGAAGGGCAGGGTATAGACTGCCTGCGCTGCCACGATGGTTACATCCAGCTTGAGGCTTCTGCAGCCCTGCATGGGTTTCATGCGGTGTATCTTTCCGGGCATGGCAATGATGCCTGTATGATGTGCCATCCTCAGGACAGCCTGCGTGGTCTGCATCTGGATGTGGGCATGGAATGCGTAAACTGCCACGGAGCCATGGAAGATCATTCACTCGCTTTGCTCAAGGCGGAAGCGGACATGCCCGCCGCAAAGCGGTTGATGTCCCTCATTATGCCCACTGAATTGGACGTTGCTGAAATCAACGCGCGCAAACCGTGGGTGCAGGAACCGGACTGCCTGACCTGCCATGCTGAATTCGGTCCGCCCGAGACGGATTCGGCGTTCAACAAATGGACCGAAAACAGGGGAGGATTATTCCGTAACCGCAAGGACGAAATGGGCGCAGTCATGTGTGCGGCCTGCCACAATGCGCCGCATGCAATATTCCCTGCCGCGGACGAGCGCGACAACCTGCGCGCGTTGCAGTACATGGGTGAGGCGCAACCCATCGGGGCCGGTGGAACCTGTACTGTGTGCCATGAAGAAGATATGGGCTACCCGGCTCACCATCCCGGTATGGGGTTGGAGTAG